In the Aquimarina spinulae genome, ATGGCTGGTGGTAGAGGGAAAAGACTTAGCCCATTAACCGATAAGGTGCCAAAACCAATGTTACTTTTGGGAGACAAACCAATTATTGAACATAATATAGATAGATTAATATCGTATGGGATTCAAAAAATCTATATTTCGGTTAAATACCTGGGAGAACAAATTGAAGAATATTTTGGAGATGGTAGTTCAAAAGGGATTTCAATAGAGTATGTATGGGAAGATAAACCTTTAGGAACTGCAGGAGCGCTGTCACTGGTAGAAAAATTTGATTCGAGTCATGTATTGCTAATGAATAGTGATTTATTTACAAATGTTGATTTTCAGGATTTATTTTTAACACTATTAGAATCTGATGCAGAAATGGCTGTAGCTTCTACAGAATATAAAGTGGATATCCCATACGCAGTTTTTGAAACTAATGGGAGCTATGTCAAAAATTTTAGAGAAAAACCATCTTTTATTTACCAGTCTAATGCTGGAATATATATTCTAGAAAGAGAACTTATAAAAGAGATTCCTAAAAATCAGTTTTTTGATATTACAGATTTAATGGAAAAAATTGTTAAAGAAGATAGAAACCTAATTTATAATCCAATCCTGGGATATTGGATAGATATAGGTAAGCCCGTAGATTATGAGTATGCTAAAAATTTTATAAAACATCTGGAACACTAATGGAAAATATATTAATAACAATATGTGCGAGAGGTGGCTCAAAGGGAATTCCGGGCAAAAATATAAAAGATCTTAACGGGAGACCTGTA is a window encoding:
- a CDS encoding sugar phosphate nucleotidyltransferase, encoding MSIAKKNLKILPVLNEKKQYVKLLDLDKIKAVLPLECMIMAGGRGKRLSPLTDKVPKPMLLLGDKPIIEHNIDRLISYGIQKIYISVKYLGEQIEEYFGDGSSKGISIEYVWEDKPLGTAGALSLVEKFDSSHVLLMNSDLFTNVDFQDLFLTLLESDAEMAVASTEYKVDIPYAVFETNGSYVKNFREKPSFIYQSNAGIYILERELIKEIPKNQFFDITDLMEKIVKEDRNLIYNPILGYWIDIGKPVDYEYAKNFIKHLEH